In Streptomyces sp. SID8374, one genomic interval encodes:
- a CDS encoding GDSL-type esterase/lipase family protein encodes MRFLPVGDSMTIGATGDFTWRYRLWQHLEAVCPTPYEIVGPRTTLYDPEADAPLSHAYADPSFPPDARRHLAGWGEGWLHMAPAIADAVREAEADVLLVSLGLIDLGFYTDAEQTAANARTFIEAARTANPHIRMVLLPVIPNIRAESDAPFAASCARFNELLAKAVADLDTPASPLLLASRPPGYDIHTDTYDGTHPGPTGEHLLAAAFADAMHQAWGLGGRYARLDATSQPQPALVGGPVTAEG; translated from the coding sequence ATGCGTTTTCTCCCGGTCGGCGACTCCATGACCATCGGCGCCACCGGCGACTTCACCTGGCGCTACCGCCTGTGGCAGCACCTTGAGGCGGTCTGCCCGACTCCGTACGAGATCGTCGGGCCGCGCACGACGCTGTACGACCCCGAGGCGGACGCCCCGCTCTCCCATGCGTACGCCGACCCGTCCTTCCCGCCCGACGCGCGCCGACACCTGGCAGGGTGGGGCGAGGGGTGGCTGCACATGGCCCCGGCGATCGCGGACGCGGTGCGCGAGGCGGAGGCGGACGTACTGCTGGTCTCGCTGGGCCTGATAGACCTCGGGTTCTACACGGACGCCGAGCAGACGGCGGCCAACGCCCGCACGTTCATCGAGGCGGCCCGCACGGCCAACCCGCACATCCGGATGGTGCTGCTCCCGGTGATACCGAACATCCGGGCCGAGTCGGACGCCCCCTTCGCCGCCTCCTGCGCCCGCTTCAACGAACTCCTCGCCAAGGCCGTGGCCGACCTCGACACCCCGGCCTCCCCGCTCCTCCTGGCCTCGCGCCCGCCGGGCTACGACATCCATACGGACACGTACGACGGCACCCACCCGGGCCCGACCGGCGAACACCTCCTCGCGGCCGCCTTCGCCGACGCGATGCACCAGGCGTGGGGGCTGGGCGGGCGGTACGCGCGGCTGGACGCGACGTCGCAGCCGCAGCCGGCGCTCGTCGGCGGACCGGTCACCGCGGAGGGCTGA
- a CDS encoding NADP-dependent oxidoreductase, with protein MPAVTPPLPRTAREVRLTSVPQGLPTAQDFTVTEAPLTAPGTGQVLVRNRYFLVFPGLRTLIGGEVEGLPLPALNRGDALFGPAVGEVVAAPDDSPLRVGDTVTHLHGWRDHAVVDADQCTAVGDALPDPAGYLSQGSSAYGALTRLAPVRTGDTVLVTGAAGAVGTLAGPIARLLGAGRVIGTTRSRGKAERLSDELGYDAVLLGDPGDSGAPFATQLAEAAPDGIDVLVDTVGGEQLAAAVGAARQGARFALVGALSGQMSARRAGGSAPVEIDSFRIVVKGLSLRGYSGTDHPGIEEEWTGRFGAWLRSGEITFPHVRIPGIDRAPQALQELIEGRHFGAVVVEL; from the coding sequence ATGCCCGCCGTCACCCCGCCCCTCCCCCGTACCGCCCGCGAGGTCCGCCTGACCTCCGTGCCCCAAGGGCTGCCCACGGCACAGGACTTCACCGTCACCGAAGCGCCCCTCACCGCACCCGGAACGGGTCAGGTCCTCGTCCGGAACCGCTACTTTCTGGTCTTCCCCGGTCTGCGCACCCTCATCGGCGGCGAGGTCGAGGGGCTTCCGCTCCCCGCGCTGAACAGGGGCGACGCCCTGTTCGGGCCTGCCGTCGGTGAGGTCGTCGCGGCGCCGGACGACAGCCCCCTGCGGGTCGGGGACACCGTCACCCACCTGCACGGGTGGCGGGACCACGCCGTGGTGGACGCCGATCAGTGCACGGCCGTCGGGGACGCGCTGCCCGACCCGGCCGGGTACCTCTCCCAGGGGTCGTCCGCGTACGGGGCCCTCACCCGGCTCGCCCCTGTCCGCACCGGCGACACCGTCCTGGTCACCGGCGCTGCCGGAGCCGTCGGCACCCTCGCCGGCCCGATCGCCCGGCTGCTGGGCGCCGGGCGGGTGATCGGCACCACCCGGTCCCGCGGGAAGGCCGAACGGCTCTCCGACGAACTCGGTTACGACGCCGTGCTCCTGGGAGACCCGGGCGACTCCGGGGCCCCCTTCGCCACCCAGCTCGCCGAGGCCGCGCCCGACGGCATCGACGTCCTCGTGGACACCGTCGGCGGTGAACAGCTGGCGGCGGCCGTCGGCGCGGCCCGGCAAGGGGCCCGCTTCGCCCTGGTCGGGGCGTTGTCCGGGCAGATGTCGGCGCGGCGGGCGGGCGGCAGCGCGCCGGTGGAGATCGACTCGTTCCGGATCGTCGTGAAGGGCCTCTCGCTGCGCGGTTACAGCGGTACGGACCACCCCGGCATCGAGGAGGAGTGGACCGGGCGGTTCGGCGCGTGGCTGCGCTCCGGCGAGATCACCTTCCCGCACGTCCGGATCCCGGGCATCGATCGGGCGCCGCAGGCGTTGCAGGAGTTGATCGAAGGGCGGCACTTCGGGGCCGTCGTCGTGGAGTTGTAG
- a CDS encoding MarR family transcriptional regulator produces MEGNLRDAAPGGAGPDHVARIQAEWARERPDVDVSPQAVIGRLHRLGHLLTARLDVVYAAHGLSEGEFDVLAALRRAGAPFERAPGELAAHTMVTTGAMTKRIDRLQRAGLVTRRRSAADGRGRVVALTPAGRSLIDRAFTEHMRNERNLLDALEPQEAAELERLLTAWLARVE; encoded by the coding sequence ATGGAAGGTAATCTTCGGGATGCGGCTCCGGGAGGCGCGGGACCCGACCATGTGGCCCGCATCCAGGCCGAGTGGGCGCGGGAGCGCCCGGACGTGGACGTCTCCCCGCAGGCCGTCATCGGCCGTCTGCACCGCCTGGGCCACCTCCTGACCGCCCGCCTCGACGTCGTCTACGCCGCCCACGGCCTGTCGGAGGGCGAGTTCGACGTCCTGGCCGCGCTGCGCCGGGCCGGGGCGCCCTTCGAGCGGGCGCCGGGCGAGCTGGCCGCGCACACGATGGTCACCACGGGCGCGATGACCAAGCGGATCGACCGCCTCCAGCGCGCCGGCCTGGTGACCCGGCGTCGCTCGGCGGCGGACGGCCGGGGCCGGGTGGTCGCGCTGACCCCGGCGGGCCGGTCGCTGATCGACCGGGCGTTCACCGAGCACATGCGCAACGAGCGGAACCTGCTGGACGCGCTGGAGCCGCAGGAGGCGGCGGAGTTGGAGCGGCTGCTGACGGCGTGGCTGGCGCGGGTGGAGTAG
- a CDS encoding PPOX class F420-dependent oxidoreductase, with product MDASRELAPFVKQYAVLLSTHRQDGTPVGTPVNIAVEGDHAFIRTFSSAWKVERMRNHPKVELAPCTVRGRPTGPEISAHARLLRPGTKENTHAARMLSRKYPIVQGVLVPLVHRLKRDKTLHYEVWPMTNGD from the coding sequence ATGGACGCCAGCCGGGAGCTAGCCCCCTTCGTGAAGCAGTACGCCGTCCTGCTGAGCACCCACCGTCAGGACGGCACACCCGTCGGCACGCCCGTCAACATCGCCGTCGAGGGCGATCACGCCTTCATCCGCACGTTCTCCTCCGCCTGGAAGGTGGAGCGGATGCGGAACCACCCGAAGGTGGAACTCGCCCCCTGCACGGTCCGGGGCAGACCCACGGGCCCGGAGATCAGCGCCCACGCACGGCTGCTGCGGCCCGGCACGAAGGAGAACACGCACGCGGCGCGGATGCTGTCGCGGAAGTACCCGATCGTGCAGGGCGTGCTCGTCCCGCTGGTGCACCGGCTGAAGCGGGACAAGACGCTGCACTACGAGGTGTGGCCGATGACGAACGGCGACTGA
- a CDS encoding EamA family transporter yields MEGNLKWSLVTAVAPVAWGTTYFVTREYLPESHPLYGAAFRAVPAGLLLLALCRKLPQGSWWWKSLVLGALNMSGFFALVYVAAQRLPTSLASIIMALAPLFMMMLAWPLVGERPGWKHLAGALTGVGGVCLMVFTAAGSVDAIGVLASVGAMAMSSYGYVLAKRWSGEVDVLAATSWQLLGGGLLLVPCAALVEGAPPALDGPALLGFAYLAVVATALAFAAWFLGLKHLPAGTVGLLGLLNPVTGVLLGLLLAGESLSGRQVVGLVLTLCGVVLGQRAARTPAPPPEAPEPSEPPETPGTPAPGERPSRIHRSP; encoded by the coding sequence ATGGAAGGTAACCTGAAATGGTCGCTGGTCACGGCGGTGGCCCCCGTGGCCTGGGGCACGACCTACTTCGTCACGCGCGAGTATCTGCCCGAGAGCCACCCCCTGTACGGCGCCGCCTTCCGGGCGGTCCCCGCCGGGCTGCTCCTCCTGGCCCTCTGCCGGAAGCTGCCGCAGGGGAGCTGGTGGTGGAAGTCCCTGGTGCTCGGCGCGCTGAACATGAGCGGCTTCTTCGCCCTCGTCTACGTGGCGGCGCAGCGCCTCCCCACCAGCCTGGCGTCGATCATCATGGCCCTCGCGCCCCTGTTCATGATGATGCTGGCCTGGCCGCTGGTCGGTGAGCGGCCGGGCTGGAAGCACCTCGCCGGGGCCCTGACCGGCGTCGGCGGCGTCTGCCTGATGGTGTTCACGGCAGCCGGTTCGGTGGACGCGATCGGGGTGCTCGCCTCCGTCGGGGCGATGGCGATGTCCTCGTACGGGTACGTCCTGGCCAAGCGGTGGAGCGGCGAGGTGGACGTACTCGCCGCCACCAGCTGGCAGTTGCTCGGCGGCGGGCTGCTGCTCGTGCCGTGCGCGGCCCTGGTGGAGGGCGCGCCGCCCGCCCTCGACGGCCCCGCGCTCCTCGGTTTCGCCTACCTGGCCGTGGTGGCGACCGCCCTCGCCTTCGCCGCCTGGTTCCTGGGGCTGAAGCACCTGCCGGCGGGGACGGTCGGGCTGCTGGGGCTGCTCAACCCCGTGACAGGCGTGCTGCTGGGGCTGCTGCTCGCCGGTGAGAGCCTCTCCGGCCGGCAGGTCGTCGGCCTGGTGCTCACGCTGTGCGGCGTCGTGCTCGGCCAGCGCGCCGCCCGGACGCCCGCACCGCCGCCCGAGGCGCCGGAACCCTCCGAACCCCCGGAGACACCCGGCACCCCCGCCCCCGGCGAGCGCCCCTCCCGTATCCACCGTTCACCGTGA
- a CDS encoding ATP-binding cassette domain-containing protein, whose product MSMSENRPRPASGYAVLAEGVVKRYRGRGKEAVEKRALDGFDLAVRPGAVHGLLGPNGAGKTTAVRVLATLLRYDEGRAEVAGLDVRREPRRVRSRIGLAGQYAAVDEGLTGRQNLEMFGRLFHLGNRGARLRAGELLERFGLVEAADRSAQEYSGGMRRRLDLASSMILSPDVLFLDEPTTGLDPRGRGEVWDAVRALVAGGTTVLLTTQYLDEADRLASHITVIDRGRAIADDTPDALKNRVGGDRIEVVAAEEGDLAAVAKAVDRVAGGGLVLTDDTTRRVHAQVADRVAALTEVARSLQDDGIVVEDIGLRRPSLDDVFLRLTGHGTDQGTETDDAPVEVAAA is encoded by the coding sequence ATGTCCATGTCCGAGAACAGGCCGAGGCCCGCGTCCGGATACGCGGTGCTCGCCGAAGGTGTCGTCAAGCGGTACCGGGGGCGGGGGAAGGAGGCGGTCGAGAAGCGGGCACTCGACGGGTTCGACCTCGCCGTACGCCCCGGCGCCGTCCACGGCCTGCTCGGTCCGAACGGGGCCGGCAAGACCACCGCCGTACGGGTCCTCGCCACTCTCCTGCGGTACGACGAGGGCCGGGCCGAGGTGGCGGGACTCGACGTGCGGCGAGAACCCCGCCGCGTACGGAGCAGGATCGGGCTCGCCGGTCAGTACGCCGCCGTCGACGAGGGGCTCACCGGGCGGCAGAACCTGGAGATGTTCGGGCGCCTCTTCCACCTCGGCAACCGCGGGGCCCGGCTCCGCGCCGGGGAGCTGCTGGAACGGTTCGGCCTGGTGGAGGCGGCCGACAGGAGCGCCCAGGAGTACAGCGGCGGCATGCGGCGCCGACTCGACCTCGCCTCCTCGATGATCCTCTCGCCCGACGTGCTCTTCCTGGACGAGCCGACGACCGGACTCGACCCGCGCGGCCGGGGCGAGGTCTGGGACGCGGTCCGGGCCCTGGTGGCGGGCGGTACGACGGTGCTGCTCACCACGCAGTACCTGGACGAGGCGGACCGCCTGGCCTCGCACATCACCGTCATCGACCGGGGGCGGGCCATCGCCGACGACACCCCGGACGCGCTGAAGAACCGCGTCGGCGGGGACCGGATCGAGGTCGTCGCCGCGGAGGAGGGCGACCTGGCCGCCGTGGCGAAGGCCGTCGACCGGGTGGCCGGGGGCGGGCTCGTCCTCACCGACGACACCACCCGCCGGGTGCACGCCCAGGTCGCCGACCGGGTGGCGGCGCTGACCGAGGTGGCCCGCAGTCTCCAGGACGACGGGATCGTGGTGGAGGACATCGGGCTGCGCAGGCCGAGCCTGGACGACGTGTTCCTGCGGCTGACGGGACACGGCACGGACCAGGGCACGGAGACGGACGACGCACCGGTGGAGGTGGCGGCGGCATGA
- a CDS encoding glycoside hydrolase family 3 N-terminal domain-containing protein, with amino-acid sequence MGLLPPYLDPALPVADRVADLLGRMTLPEKVGQMLQLNAKEGVRHLVEDLHAGSILHASPERVLEAAALTEKTRLRIPLLVAEDCIHGHSFWEGATIYPTQLGMAATWDTDLVERIARATAVEVAATGVHWTFSPVLCITRDLRWGRVSETFGEDPYLIGELASAMVRGYQGEGLSDPTAILACAKHFAGYSETQGGRDASEADISRRKLRSWFLPPFERVAKEGCRTFMLGYQSMDGVPITVNDWLLGEVLRGEWGYTGTLVTDWDNVGRMVWEQKIYADYAQASAAAVRAGNDMVMTTSKFFEGAQEAVAEGTLTEAEIDAAVRRILTLKFELGLFENPRHPDAARQAAFIGSAEHAALNLEAARRSLVLLTNDGTLPLAGGPEGAGEGRATGPGPRTVAVVGPNADDAQTQLGDWAGSSGQADWLPDGQPRTLIRTVLDGFRDKVPADWTVSYAPGARILDVGPDPEGEFFPDGQPRPEVVVPAAPDPAMVAEAVAAAEAADYVVAVVGDRIELIGEGKSTATLELVGDQVALLDALAATGKPLVVVVISSKPLVLPPSALGAAAIVYAANPGMLGGTAVAELLLGLIEPTGRLPLSFARHAGQQPTYYNQVRGQHGTRYADLTQSPAFAFGEGLSYTTVTYTDLELLTAVVEPDETVRARVTLTNSGARPALETLQVYVSDTVTSVTWAEKELKAYEQVPLGPGESRQVVIELPVADCTLVDAQGRRVVEPGRFELLVGPSSRDEVLLRAEFTVKG; translated from the coding sequence GTGGGCCTCCTGCCGCCGTACCTCGACCCCGCGCTCCCCGTCGCGGACCGGGTCGCCGATCTCCTGGGCCGCATGACGCTGCCCGAGAAGGTCGGCCAGATGCTCCAGCTCAACGCCAAGGAGGGCGTGCGGCACCTCGTGGAGGACCTGCACGCGGGGTCGATCCTGCACGCCTCGCCCGAGCGGGTGCTGGAGGCCGCCGCCCTCACCGAGAAGACCCGGCTGCGCATCCCGCTCCTCGTGGCGGAGGACTGCATCCACGGCCACTCCTTCTGGGAGGGCGCCACGATCTACCCGACGCAGCTCGGCATGGCGGCCACCTGGGACACGGACCTGGTGGAGCGGATCGCGCGGGCGACGGCGGTGGAGGTCGCGGCGACCGGCGTGCACTGGACGTTCTCGCCGGTCCTCTGCATCACCCGCGACCTGCGCTGGGGCCGGGTCAGCGAGACCTTCGGCGAAGACCCGTACCTCATCGGTGAGTTGGCCTCCGCGATGGTGCGCGGCTACCAGGGCGAGGGGCTCAGCGACCCGACCGCGATCCTGGCCTGCGCCAAGCACTTCGCCGGGTACTCCGAGACCCAGGGCGGGCGGGACGCCAGCGAGGCGGACATCTCACGGCGCAAGCTGCGCTCGTGGTTCCTGCCGCCGTTCGAGCGGGTCGCCAAGGAGGGGTGCCGGACGTTCATGCTCGGCTACCAGTCCATGGACGGCGTGCCGATCACCGTCAACGACTGGCTGCTGGGCGAGGTGCTGCGCGGCGAGTGGGGCTACACCGGCACACTGGTCACCGACTGGGACAACGTCGGCCGCATGGTGTGGGAGCAGAAGATCTACGCCGATTACGCGCAGGCGTCGGCGGCGGCGGTCCGCGCGGGCAACGACATGGTGATGACCACGTCGAAGTTCTTCGAGGGCGCCCAGGAGGCGGTGGCGGAGGGCACCCTCACGGAGGCCGAGATCGACGCCGCCGTACGCCGCATCCTGACGCTCAAGTTCGAGCTCGGCCTCTTCGAAAACCCCCGCCACCCCGACGCCGCCCGGCAGGCCGCGTTCATCGGCAGCGCCGAGCACGCCGCCCTCAACCTGGAGGCCGCCCGGCGCTCGCTGGTGCTGCTCACCAACGACGGAACGCTGCCGCTGGCAGGCGGTCCGGAGGGGGCGGGGGAAGGACGGGCCACGGGGCCCGGGCCCCGGACCGTCGCCGTCGTCGGGCCCAACGCCGATGACGCGCAGACCCAGTTGGGCGACTGGGCGGGCTCCTCCGGGCAGGCGGACTGGCTCCCCGACGGGCAGCCGCGCACCCTGATCCGTACCGTCCTCGACGGCTTCCGCGACAAGGTGCCCGCCGACTGGACCGTCTCGTACGCGCCCGGCGCCCGCATCCTGGACGTCGGGCCCGACCCGGAGGGGGAGTTCTTCCCCGACGGGCAGCCCCGCCCCGAGGTCGTCGTCCCGGCCGCGCCCGATCCGGCGATGGTCGCGGAGGCGGTGGCCGCCGCCGAGGCCGCCGACTACGTGGTCGCCGTCGTCGGGGACCGGATCGAGTTGATCGGCGAGGGCAAGTCGACCGCCACCCTCGAACTCGTCGGCGACCAGGTCGCGTTGCTGGACGCGCTGGCGGCGACGGGCAAGCCGCTGGTCGTCGTGGTCATCAGCTCCAAGCCGCTGGTCCTGCCGCCGTCCGCGCTCGGTGCGGCGGCGATCGTGTACGCGGCCAACCCGGGGATGCTCGGCGGTACGGCGGTGGCGGAGCTGCTCCTCGGCCTGATCGAACCGACCGGCCGGCTCCCGCTCTCCTTCGCCCGGCACGCGGGGCAGCAGCCGACGTACTACAACCAGGTGCGCGGCCAGCACGGCACGCGGTACGCGGACCTCACGCAGAGCCCGGCGTTCGCGTTCGGGGAGGGGCTGAGCTACACGACGGTCACGTACACCGATCTGGAGCTGCTGACGGCGGTCGTCGAACCGGACGAGACCGTACGGGCGCGGGTGACGCTCACCAACTCCGGTGCCCGGCCCGCGCTGGAGACCCTTCAGGTGTACGTGAGCGACACGGTGACCTCGGTGACCTGGGCGGAGAAGGAGCTGAAGGCGTACGAGCAAGTGCCGCTGGGTCCGGGGGAGTCACGCCAGGTGGTGATCGAACTGCCTGTGGCCGACTGCACGTTGGTGGACGCGCAGGGGCGGCGTGTGGTGGAGCCGGGGCGCTTCGAGCTGCTGGTGGGGCCGTCTTCGCGCGACGAGGTTTTGTTGCGGGCGGAGTTCACGGTCAAGGGGTGA
- a CDS encoding TetR/AcrR family transcriptional regulator C-terminal domain-containing protein: MAKDGSTAAATDGTTTGSGDIARSLELLWGTGDRPSRGPKPGLTLDRIVTAAVAVADAEGLSAVSMRRLSTELGTGTMSLYRYVPGKAELLDLMLDRVLGEPLPAGSGRPAADHPAPEDWRVAIDTMARTYLDNLRRHPWLLKINQARTVLGPSALRGLELALTALRSMGLRDPELIGVIITVNSFVEGLARTQADAAEAVAQTGLSDEEFWESQHPYLERAMLSGGYPMMAGMSEDTFSADFDHFTFGLDRLIAGFEALVAERTAASAPAPATTPAAERTPDPAPAPAADRT, from the coding sequence ATGGCGAAAGACGGATCGACTGCGGCGGCGACGGACGGCACGACGACCGGGAGCGGCGACATCGCGCGCAGCCTGGAACTCCTGTGGGGCACCGGGGACCGCCCCAGCCGGGGCCCCAAACCGGGCCTCACGCTGGACCGGATCGTCACGGCCGCCGTCGCCGTCGCGGACGCGGAAGGGCTCTCCGCCGTCTCCATGCGCCGGCTCTCCACCGAGCTCGGCACGGGCACGATGTCGCTCTACCGGTACGTCCCCGGCAAGGCCGAACTCCTGGATCTGATGCTGGACCGGGTGCTGGGCGAGCCCCTGCCCGCCGGGTCCGGACGTCCCGCCGCCGACCACCCCGCCCCCGAGGACTGGCGGGTGGCGATCGACACCATGGCCCGCACCTACCTCGACAACCTGCGCCGCCACCCCTGGCTGCTGAAGATCAACCAGGCCCGTACGGTGCTCGGCCCCAGCGCCCTGCGCGGTCTGGAGCTCGCCCTCACCGCGCTGCGGTCCATGGGGCTGCGCGACCCCGAGCTGATCGGCGTGATCATCACGGTCAACAGCTTCGTCGAGGGCCTCGCCCGCACCCAGGCCGACGCGGCGGAGGCGGTGGCGCAGACCGGGCTGAGCGACGAGGAGTTCTGGGAGAGCCAGCACCCCTACCTGGAGCGGGCCATGCTCAGCGGCGGGTACCCGATGATGGCGGGGATGTCGGAGGACACCTTCAGCGCCGACTTCGACCACTTCACGTTCGGACTTGACCGCTTGATCGCCGGTTTCGAGGCCCTGGTGGCGGAACGGACGGCAGCCTCGGCACCGGCCCCGGCGACAACCCCGGCGGCGGAGCGTACGCCGGACCCGGCACCGGCCCCGGCGGCGGACCGGACATGA
- a CDS encoding N-acyl homoserine lactonase family protein, with the protein MARAESGPGTVTVHRLDLGFFVRPAVEVGGPHPRVEPVLAYLVEHPRGRLLFDTGIGAGDPGAEAHYRPRRRPLEGALAAVGTALEDVSVAVNCHLHFDHIGGNPLLAGVPVLVQETELAAARRGGYTIDALVDFPGARYEELSGEAEIWPGVWVVPTPGHTDGHQSLVVREGDGTVVVLAGQAHDFASHYASDALARRAVRDGVAEPLPPYRPWTDRLAAFDPGRVFFAHDCSVWEPASGRVSPPR; encoded by the coding sequence GTGGCCAGGGCCGAGTCCGGGCCCGGGACCGTCACCGTCCACCGCCTCGACCTAGGCTTCTTCGTCCGGCCCGCAGTCGAGGTCGGCGGGCCGCACCCCCGAGTCGAACCGGTGCTCGCCTACCTGGTTGAGCACCCGCGCGGTCGGCTCCTCTTCGATACGGGGATCGGGGCCGGGGACCCGGGGGCCGAAGCGCACTACCGGCCCCGGCGTCGGCCGCTGGAGGGGGCGCTGGCCGCCGTGGGGACGGCACTTGAGGACGTGAGCGTCGCCGTGAACTGCCACCTCCACTTCGACCACATCGGCGGCAACCCTCTGCTTGCGGGCGTGCCCGTCCTCGTACAGGAGACCGAGCTGGCGGCCGCGCGCAGGGGCGGGTACACCATCGACGCGCTCGTCGACTTCCCCGGCGCCCGGTACGAGGAGCTCTCCGGGGAGGCCGAGATCTGGCCCGGGGTGTGGGTGGTGCCGACCCCCGGGCACACCGACGGGCACCAGTCGCTGGTCGTCCGGGAGGGGGACGGGACCGTCGTCGTCCTCGCCGGGCAGGCCCATGACTTCGCGTCGCACTACGCCTCCGACGCGCTCGCCCGCCGTGCCGTACGCGACGGGGTGGCGGAGCCGCTTCCGCCGTACCGGCCCTGGACGGACCGGCTGGCCGCGTTCGACCCGGGGCGGGTGTTCTTCGCGCACGACTGCTCGGTGTGGGAACCGGCGTCGGGGCGGGTCAGCCCTCCGCGGTGA
- a CDS encoding ABC transporter permease, with amino-acid sequence MTTLERKPAVTGRLREHGPAYWAVSDSWNTTRRVLTHYRRSPASIVWQLGFPILSVLLYGYIFGSAMKVPGGGDYREFLMPGMFTMTMTMGFMNTAVAVVTDARKGVVDRFRSMPMAPSAFASGRGVADLVVAAAELTILAVTALLIGWRAGGGVTAALGAFGLLLLLRFGLIWVGVWLGLLVPTPEAAGGLYAVAFPLTMISSTLVAPSLMPDWLGTVAAWNPISSTATATRELFGNPVAGGSTWVEEHALLMAVVWPLVITLVFLPLAVRRFRRLSR; translated from the coding sequence ATGACCACGCTCGAACGGAAGCCCGCGGTGACGGGCCGGCTCCGCGAACACGGCCCCGCCTACTGGGCGGTCTCCGACTCCTGGAACACCACCCGCCGCGTCCTCACCCACTACCGGCGCAGCCCCGCCTCCATCGTCTGGCAGCTCGGCTTCCCGATCCTCTCCGTCCTGCTGTACGGGTACATCTTCGGCAGCGCCATGAAGGTGCCCGGCGGCGGTGACTACCGGGAGTTCCTGATGCCCGGCATGTTCACCATGACCATGACGATGGGCTTCATGAACACCGCCGTGGCCGTCGTCACCGACGCCCGCAAGGGGGTCGTCGACCGCTTCCGGTCCATGCCGATGGCTCCCTCCGCCTTCGCCTCCGGGCGCGGGGTGGCCGACCTGGTGGTCGCCGCCGCCGAGCTGACCATCCTGGCCGTCACGGCGCTGCTGATCGGCTGGCGCGCGGGCGGCGGCGTGACGGCGGCCCTCGGGGCGTTCGGGCTGCTCCTGCTGTTGCGGTTCGGCCTGATCTGGGTGGGCGTCTGGCTCGGCCTGCTGGTCCCCACGCCGGAGGCGGCGGGCGGGCTGTACGCGGTCGCCTTCCCGCTCACGATGATCTCCAGCACCTTGGTCGCTCCGTCCCTGATGCCGGACTGGCTGGGCACGGTCGCCGCCTGGAACCCCATCTCCTCGACCGCGACCGCCACTCGCGAACTGTTCGGCAACCCGGTGGCCGGCGGCTCCACCTGGGTGGAGGAGCACGCCCTGCTGATGGCGGTGGTGTGGCCGCTGGTGATCACGCTGGTCTTCCTGCCGCTGGCGGTACGGCGGTTCCGGCGGCTGAGCCGGTGA
- a CDS encoding TetR/AcrR family transcriptional regulator, with amino-acid sequence MADGWAVQRTGPGDQARTQAREQLLDAARELYGVVGYRETSEADLCEAAGVTPEVLRQEYGTREGLLIALHNRVTTIGLRAAEAALLSEGIDECAIGERVRRLFDAYVEAVTRDPREARVTFVEVLGVSAVVDEHCKLWRALWTEFLTGEAERAVERGEAEDRDHRVDVMVMVGTVHELMAHHTRRCRRARPEEVSRELTELALTMLGSQRVG; translated from the coding sequence GTGGCTGATGGCTGGGCGGTTCAGCGGACAGGGCCCGGTGACCAGGCCCGTACCCAGGCGAGGGAACAACTGCTGGATGCCGCAAGGGAGCTGTACGGGGTCGTCGGCTACCGGGAGACCTCCGAGGCGGACCTGTGCGAGGCGGCCGGGGTCACGCCCGAGGTGCTCCGCCAGGAGTACGGGACGCGGGAGGGCCTGCTCATCGCCCTGCACAACCGGGTCACCACCATCGGCCTGCGGGCCGCGGAGGCCGCCCTGCTCTCCGAGGGGATCGACGAGTGCGCGATCGGGGAGAGGGTCCGGCGCCTCTTCGACGCGTACGTGGAGGCCGTCACCCGGGATCCGCGCGAGGCCCGGGTGACCTTCGTCGAGGTGCTGGGCGTCAGCGCGGTGGTGGACGAGCACTGCAAGCTCTGGCGGGCCCTGTGGACGGAGTTCCTCACGGGGGAGGCCGAGCGGGCGGTGGAACGGGGCGAGGCGGAGGACCGGGACCACCGCGTGGACGTCATGGTGATGGTCGGCACGGTCCACGAACTGATGGCCCACCACACCCGCCGCTGCCGCCGGGCCCGCCCGGAGGAGGTCTCGCGCGAACTGACGGAGCTGGCGCTGACGATGCTGGGGTCGCAGCGGGTGGGGTGA
- a CDS encoding MerR family transcriptional regulator has protein sequence MRIGEAAAAAGCTPRALRLYEQRGLLPPPGRTPSGQRDYRPAEVARLRVIRELLGSGFTIEDLRSLADRLHLLTEGPPPRCGSPDAPAGAGAGVVGRRLALLDAEIDRLTRLREELARRVYGEQ, from the coding sequence ATGCGGATCGGTGAGGCGGCTGCGGCGGCGGGGTGCACCCCCAGGGCGCTGCGCCTGTACGAACAGCGCGGGCTGCTCCCGCCGCCCGGCCGCACACCTTCGGGCCAGCGCGACTACCGGCCCGCCGAGGTCGCCCGGCTCCGCGTCATCCGTGAGCTGCTGGGCTCCGGCTTCACCATCGAGGACCTGCGCTCCCTGGCCGACCGCCTCCACCTCCTCACCGAGGGCCCGCCGCCCCGGTGCGGGTCCCCCGACGCCCCGGCGGGCGCCGGCGCGGGGGTCGTCGGCCGCCGCCTCGCCCTCCTCGACGCCGAGATCGACCGCCTCACCCGGCTCCGCGAGGAGCTGGCGCGCCGGGTCTACGGGGAGCAGTAG